In one window of Xiphophorus hellerii strain 12219 chromosome 23, Xiphophorus_hellerii-4.1, whole genome shotgun sequence DNA:
- the chic1 gene encoding cysteine-rich hydrophobic domain-containing protein 1, whose product MMSVLQPNMADFDTIYELEDEDDEHVVSEEHLQRYCPEPVIMRGAGHITVFGLSNRFDTEFPSVLTGKVAPEEFKTSIGRVNACLKKNLPVNVKWLLCGCLCCCCTVGCSLWPVICLNKRTRRSIQKLLEWENNRLYHKLGLHWKLSKRKCESSNMMEYVILIEFLPKYPIFRPD is encoded by the exons ATGATGAGCGTCTTACAACCCAACATGGCGGACTTTGATACCATTTATGAGTTAGAAGACGAAGACGATGAACACGTAGTGAGCGAGGAGCACTTACAAAGATACTGTCCGGAGCCCGTGATCATGCGAGGGGCCGGGCACATCACCGT gtttggaTTAAGCAACAGATTCGACACAGAATTTCCCTCTGTTCTCACAGGAAAG gtagCACCAGAGGAATTCAAAACCAGCATCGGCAGAGTGAACGCCTGCTTAAAGAAGAACCTGCCAGTGAATGTGAAGTGGCTTCTCTGCGgctgtttgtgctgctgctgcacggTGGGCTGCAGTCTGTGGCCCGTCATCTGCCTCAACAAGAGA ACAAGACGGTCAATCCAGAAGCTGTTAGAGTGGGAAAATAACCGATTATACCACAAG CTAGGGCTGCACTGGAAGCTCAGcaagagaaaatgtgaaagcaGCAACATGATGGAATAT gtgaTTCTTATAGAATTCCTTCCTAAATATCCTATATTCCGGCCGGACTGA
- the cdx4 gene encoding homeobox protein CDX-4 yields MYVGYLLDKESGMYHQGPVRRSSINLPPQNFVSSPQYPDFTGYHHVPNMDTHAQSGASWGPSYGAPREEWGAPYSLGPPNNLPPPMNNSSPGQVPYCSSEYSHMHPPGAAVLQPPPDNVTVAQLSPERERRNSYQWMSKTAQASSTGKTRTKEKYRVVYTDHQRLELEKEFHFNRYITIRRKSELAVNLGLSERQVKIWFQNRRAKERKLIKKKLGQSDGSSGSVHSDPGSVSPLPVPGSLSPTEIHGSLYPPQGMNTLPSIRNIQQVTVTQ; encoded by the exons atgtaCGTTGGATACTTACTGGATAAAGAAAGCGGAATGTATCACCAAGGACCAGTAAGAAGATCAAGCATCAATCTACCTCCACAGAACTTCGTTTCGTCTCCACAGTACCCCGACTTTACAGGATACCATCATGTGCCAAACATGGACACGCACGCACAATCCGGGGCTAGTTGGGGACCCTCATATGGCGCCCCGAGAGAGGAATGGGGTGCTCCATATAGTCTTGGACCTCCTAACAATCTTCCTCCCCCCATGAACAACTCATCTCCTGGACAAGTTCCTTACTGTTCGTCCGAGTACAGTCACATGCACCCCCCCGGAGCTGCGGTGCTGCAGCCGCCGCCGGACAACGTTACTGTTGCGCAGCTTTCTCCTGAGAGAGAAAGGCGCAATTCATACCAGTGGATGAGCAAAACAGCACAAGCATCTTCTACAG GTAAAACAAGAACGAAGGAGAAATACAGGGTGGTGTACACAGACCACCAGAGGctggagctggagaaggagTTTCACTTCAACAGATACATCACCATCAGGAGGAAATCCGAACTGGCTGTCAACCTGGGTCTGTCGGAAAGACAG GTGAAAATATGGTTTCAGAACCGCAGAGCCAAAGAGAGGAAGCTGATAAAGAAGAAATTGGGTCAGTCCGACGGCAGCAGCGGGTCTGTGCACAGCGACCCGGGTTCGGTGAGCCCTCTGCCGGTGCCGGGCTCCCTCAGTCCCACGGAGATCCACGGCTCTCTGTACCCTCCTCAGGGAATGAACACCTTGCCGTCTATCAGGAATATCCAGCAGGTGACTGTGACTCAGTAG